The Humulus lupulus chromosome 3, drHumLupu1.1, whole genome shotgun sequence genome window below encodes:
- the LOC133824155 gene encoding uncharacterized protein LOC133824155 isoform X1 translates to MPMDYERIQKPQGGGGGGGGFSPGKLRNMLMGVEKQRKKEEDLIESAFTLRSQPFDVDESGVNSSDNCKDVDVVSVLPDYSTSIASDSLGLDMVNDRRLKDCNATVNSRARNQQDPSLDYESGQDGMSVSSSIFEFQKGERTQQRVPLAPFSKPAPSKWDDAQKWIASPTSNRPKGGQAQVQAGQGVGSRKVGGLSYGSRQQSAKIVVEVPDQRVVASEEPDTKQMDTNQTKMESWGQKLLPWEADSHPTADSYSKPVLMIENSVGESAINLSRHSSSVAIQSALTFIPPPSTARSVSMRDMGTEMTPIASQEPSRTGTPVRATTPSRSPISSLPSTPGRTALESSPTDPPIVNLDPNNGLSEKELQMRTRREIIALGTQLGKANIAAWASKEEEDKDASSSLKNLAAEQQAKNVIETRATAWEEAEKAKYMARFKQEEMKIQAWENHQKAKTEAELRKIEVEVEKMRGRAHDKLMNKLASARHKAEEKRAAAEAKRNQQAAKTEQQAEYIRRTGRIPSLFSCWNWCS, encoded by the exons ATGCCCATGGACTATGAAAGGATCCAAAAGCCTCAG GGTGGTGGGGGTGGTGGAGGAGGATTTTCGCCTGGAAAGTTGAGGAACATGCTGATGGGAGTAGAGAAGCagaggaagaaagaagaagaccTCATTGAATCCGCCTTCACATTGAGATCTCAACCTTTTGACGTTGATGAATCTG GTGTCAACAGTTCTGATAACTGCAAAGATGTAGATGTTGTGAGCGTCCTTCCTGACTACTCAACCTCAATTGCATCTGATTCGTTAGGCTTGGACATGGTTAATGATCGTAGATTGAAGGATTGTAATGCAACAGTAAATTCAAGAGCTAGAAATCAACAAGATCCTTCTTTAGATTATGAAAGTGGGCAGGATGGAATGAGCGTTTCCTCATCGATCTTTGAGTTTCAGAAGGGTGAGAGGACCCAACAAAGAGTGCCCCTTGCTCCGTTCTCTAAGCCAGCTCCTTCGAAATGGGATGATGCCCAGAAATGGATAGCAAGTCCTACCTCTAACCGGCCTAAGGGAGGGCAGGCTCAGGTGCAGGCTGGCCAGGGAGTTGGATCACGAAAGGTGGGTGGTCTTAGTTATGGGAGCCGGCAACAGTCTGCAAAGATTGTTGTTGAAGTTCCAGATCAAAGAGTGGTTGCTTCCGAAGAACCTGATACAAAGCAGATGGATACAAATCAAACTAAGATGGAAAGTTGGGGTCAAAAGCTTCTACCTTGGGAGGCTGACTCACATCCTACTGCAGATTCATATAGCAAGCCTGTGCTCATGATTGAAAACTCAGTTGGAGAATCAGCAA TCAATCTCAGCCGGCATAGCTCATCTGTAGCCATCCAGAGTGCACTGACATTTATTCCACCCCCTTCAACAGCTAGGTCAGTATCAATGAGAGATATGGGCACAGAGATGACGCCTATTGCTAGTCAAGAGCCTTCTCGGACTGGAACTCCTGTGAGGGCTACAACACCAAGTCGCAGCCCAATTTCTTCACTTCCTTCTACTCCTGGCAGAACAGCCCTGGAGTCATCTCCAACTGATCCACCAATTGTCAATCTAGATCCTAACAATGGATTGTCTGAGAAAGAGCTGCAAATGAGAACTAGGAGAGAAATTATTGCTCTTGGTACACAGCTTGGTAAAGCAAACATTGCTGCCTGGGCTAGCAAAGAAGAGGAGGATAAAGATGCATCCTCTTCATTAAAAAACCTAGCAGCAGAACAACAGGCTAAAAATGTTATTGAGACCCGTGCAACGGCATGGGAGGAAGCAGAGAAAGCCAAGTACATGGCCAG GTTCAAACAGGAAGAGATGAAAATTCAAGCGTGGGAAAATCATCAGAAAGCAAAAACAGAAGCTGAGTTGAGGAAAATTGAG GTAGAGGTTGAAAAAATGAGAGGGCGAGCTCATGATAAGCTTATGAATAAGCTTGCATCTGCAAGGCATAAGGCCGAAGAAAAACGAGCAGCAGCAGAAGCTAAGAGAAACCAGCAGGCTGCAAAAACAGAGCAGCAAGCGGAGTACATTCGCAGAACTGGCCGAATTCCATCCTTGTTTTCCTGTTGGAATTGGTGTTCTTGA
- the LOC133824155 gene encoding uncharacterized protein LOC133824155 isoform X2 codes for MVNDRRLKDCNATVNSRARNQQDPSLDYESGQDGMSVSSSIFEFQKGERTQQRVPLAPFSKPAPSKWDDAQKWIASPTSNRPKGGQAQVQAGQGVGSRKVGGLSYGSRQQSAKIVVEVPDQRVVASEEPDTKQMDTNQTKMESWGQKLLPWEADSHPTADSYSKPVLMIENSVGESAINLSRHSSSVAIQSALTFIPPPSTARSVSMRDMGTEMTPIASQEPSRTGTPVRATTPSRSPISSLPSTPGRTALESSPTDPPIVNLDPNNGLSEKELQMRTRREIIALGTQLGKANIAAWASKEEEDKDASSSLKNLAAEQQAKNVIETRATAWEEAEKAKYMARFKQEEMKIQAWENHQKAKTEAELRKIEVEVEKMRGRAHDKLMNKLASARHKAEEKRAAAEAKRNQQAAKTEQQAEYIRRTGRIPSLFSCWNWCS; via the exons ATGGTTAATGATCGTAGATTGAAGGATTGTAATGCAACAGTAAATTCAAGAGCTAGAAATCAACAAGATCCTTCTTTAGATTATGAAAGTGGGCAGGATGGAATGAGCGTTTCCTCATCGATCTTTGAGTTTCAGAAGGGTGAGAGGACCCAACAAAGAGTGCCCCTTGCTCCGTTCTCTAAGCCAGCTCCTTCGAAATGGGATGATGCCCAGAAATGGATAGCAAGTCCTACCTCTAACCGGCCTAAGGGAGGGCAGGCTCAGGTGCAGGCTGGCCAGGGAGTTGGATCACGAAAGGTGGGTGGTCTTAGTTATGGGAGCCGGCAACAGTCTGCAAAGATTGTTGTTGAAGTTCCAGATCAAAGAGTGGTTGCTTCCGAAGAACCTGATACAAAGCAGATGGATACAAATCAAACTAAGATGGAAAGTTGGGGTCAAAAGCTTCTACCTTGGGAGGCTGACTCACATCCTACTGCAGATTCATATAGCAAGCCTGTGCTCATGATTGAAAACTCAGTTGGAGAATCAGCAA TCAATCTCAGCCGGCATAGCTCATCTGTAGCCATCCAGAGTGCACTGACATTTATTCCACCCCCTTCAACAGCTAGGTCAGTATCAATGAGAGATATGGGCACAGAGATGACGCCTATTGCTAGTCAAGAGCCTTCTCGGACTGGAACTCCTGTGAGGGCTACAACACCAAGTCGCAGCCCAATTTCTTCACTTCCTTCTACTCCTGGCAGAACAGCCCTGGAGTCATCTCCAACTGATCCACCAATTGTCAATCTAGATCCTAACAATGGATTGTCTGAGAAAGAGCTGCAAATGAGAACTAGGAGAGAAATTATTGCTCTTGGTACACAGCTTGGTAAAGCAAACATTGCTGCCTGGGCTAGCAAAGAAGAGGAGGATAAAGATGCATCCTCTTCATTAAAAAACCTAGCAGCAGAACAACAGGCTAAAAATGTTATTGAGACCCGTGCAACGGCATGGGAGGAAGCAGAGAAAGCCAAGTACATGGCCAG GTTCAAACAGGAAGAGATGAAAATTCAAGCGTGGGAAAATCATCAGAAAGCAAAAACAGAAGCTGAGTTGAGGAAAATTGAG GTAGAGGTTGAAAAAATGAGAGGGCGAGCTCATGATAAGCTTATGAATAAGCTTGCATCTGCAAGGCATAAGGCCGAAGAAAAACGAGCAGCAGCAGAAGCTAAGAGAAACCAGCAGGCTGCAAAAACAGAGCAGCAAGCGGAGTACATTCGCAGAACTGGCCGAATTCCATCCTTGTTTTCCTGTTGGAATTGGTGTTCTTGA